A genomic window from Brevibacillus agri includes:
- a CDS encoding superoxide dismutase family protein yields MNGYPPYFYDTRMISSHYAHTPTQAYAQIQGGPLAPNLNGYIVFTDVPYGTEVYVEVIGLPPYKPATGNQQPIGPFGFHLHEHGVCTVGNPDDPFTAAGSHWNPTNQPHGNHAGDFPVLFSNDGYARMSFFTNQFRAADVVGKSVIIHQSPDDYRTQPAGNSGKRLACGIIQPA; encoded by the coding sequence ATGAACGGATATCCTCCCTATTTTTACGATACGCGCATGATTTCTTCCCACTATGCGCACACCCCGACACAGGCTTATGCCCAGATTCAGGGCGGTCCGCTGGCTCCGAACCTGAACGGCTATATCGTCTTCACCGATGTCCCGTACGGAACGGAGGTTTACGTCGAAGTCATCGGCCTGCCTCCTTACAAGCCCGCGACTGGCAATCAGCAGCCGATTGGCCCTTTTGGCTTTCACCTGCATGAACATGGCGTCTGCACCGTCGGCAATCCGGACGATCCGTTCACCGCAGCCGGCTCCCACTGGAATCCGACCAACCAGCCGCACGGCAACCACGCTGGCGACTTCCCTGTCCTGTTTTCCAACGACGGCTATGCGCGGATGAGCTTTTTCACCAACCAGTTCAGGGCGGCAGATGTCGTCGGCAAATCTGTCATCATCCACCAAAGCCCGGACGACTACCGGACACAGCCTGCGGGCAACAGCGGCAAGCGGCTGGCCTGCGGGATTATCCAGCCTGCCTAG
- a CDS encoding sensor histidine kinase, which produces MNLRKKLILQYVRQFFGFLLVLLLCLIVSLVLLGIRLMNEEMEADLSRLVASDLQMQLEYEQGKVSVNDRVRKSVDSHNGWLQIIDRNGKLLYAYRTPDNVPQEYEPGEWITQAQNDESALYHVKHWVVDLPEANTNKKAIVLYGAPAPENALMAKLLAAKPANGAAVPAELAQSFSREKAWYAVYDRQGRLSGQYNAPQMAEQLDLIQLLQMENENRNTPDFTVSRYDKESGLTYVVGMANPWYRPGAAAESVDSMIADTFWQVGIILIVSVLFAGSWYALRIGKPLLHMVNWLGNLAQGRYAEPTGKNGRRVGTTRKGKRKKSFAVFQDIFDALAKLSHTLQANEERQKDVERTREEWISGLSHDLKTPLSSIFGYATMLESEQYEWGRGEVSQFGRTIREKADYMNGLIEDLNLTYRLKNHALSMVKEPVPVVEAIRRITADLVNEPDAAGHDIGFEAREEKIVAMVDPKWFSRIIINILTNAIRHTPKGTAVRVEVSLAAPDSFVVRIADNGPGMDEKTLANLFERYYRGGHTEEDTSGTGLGMAIAKQLVIAHGGQIDVKSQPGKGTEVVMTFPCQPAGQ; this is translated from the coding sequence ATGAACCTGCGCAAAAAACTGATTCTGCAATACGTCCGCCAGTTTTTCGGCTTTTTGCTGGTGCTGCTCCTGTGCCTGATCGTGTCGCTGGTTCTTTTGGGCATTCGGCTGATGAACGAGGAGATGGAGGCAGACTTGTCGCGCCTGGTGGCTTCCGACCTGCAAATGCAGCTTGAATACGAGCAGGGAAAAGTCAGCGTCAACGACCGGGTACGAAAAAGTGTCGACAGCCACAACGGCTGGCTGCAAATCATCGACCGCAACGGCAAGCTGCTGTACGCGTACCGCACGCCGGACAATGTTCCGCAGGAGTACGAGCCTGGAGAGTGGATCACGCAGGCGCAAAATGACGAGAGCGCTCTCTACCACGTCAAGCATTGGGTAGTGGATCTGCCGGAGGCAAACACAAACAAAAAAGCAATCGTGTTGTACGGAGCACCCGCGCCGGAAAATGCCTTGATGGCAAAACTGCTCGCAGCGAAGCCTGCCAACGGTGCGGCTGTCCCGGCCGAGCTGGCGCAGAGCTTTTCCCGGGAAAAGGCGTGGTACGCCGTCTATGATCGGCAAGGGCGGCTCAGCGGACAGTACAACGCGCCACAGATGGCCGAGCAACTCGACTTGATCCAACTGTTGCAGATGGAAAACGAAAACAGAAATACTCCGGACTTTACCGTCAGCCGTTACGACAAGGAGAGCGGGCTTACGTACGTAGTCGGTATGGCGAATCCGTGGTACCGTCCCGGAGCTGCCGCAGAGTCTGTCGACAGCATGATCGCGGACACCTTTTGGCAGGTGGGGATTATCCTGATCGTGTCCGTGCTGTTCGCAGGCAGTTGGTATGCGCTGCGCATCGGGAAGCCGCTGTTGCACATGGTGAACTGGCTGGGCAATCTGGCGCAGGGGCGCTATGCAGAGCCGACAGGAAAAAACGGACGGCGTGTCGGGACGACGCGAAAAGGGAAGCGCAAGAAGTCGTTTGCCGTCTTTCAGGACATTTTTGACGCGCTGGCGAAGCTCAGCCATACGCTGCAGGCGAATGAGGAACGGCAAAAGGACGTGGAGAGAACGCGCGAGGAATGGATATCCGGGCTTTCCCACGACCTGAAGACGCCGCTCAGCTCGATTTTCGGCTATGCGACGATGCTGGAGTCGGAGCAGTACGAGTGGGGCAGAGGGGAAGTCAGCCAGTTTGGCCGGACGATCCGGGAAAAGGCAGACTACATGAACGGCCTGATTGAAGACTTGAACCTGACGTACCGCCTGAAAAACCATGCGCTGTCCATGGTCAAGGAACCCGTCCCGGTCGTGGAGGCGATCCGCCGCATTACGGCTGACCTGGTCAACGAGCCGGACGCAGCCGGGCACGATATCGGGTTTGAGGCGCGCGAGGAAAAAATAGTCGCGATGGTCGATCCGAAATGGTTTTCGCGAATCATCATCAACATTTTGACGAATGCGATCCGGCATACGCCGAAAGGGACGGCTGTGCGCGTAGAGGTTAGCCTCGCAGCACCAGACAGCTTTGTTGTCCGGATTGCGGACAACGGCCCGGGGATGGATGAAAAAACGTTGGCAAACTTGTTCGAGCGCTATTACCGCGGAGGCCATACCGAGGAGGACACGAGCGGGACAGGATTGGGAATGGCGATTGCGAAGCAGCTCGTCATCGCGCACGGAGGGCAAATCGACGTCAAAAGCCAGCCGGGAAAAGGAACGGAGGTTGTCATGACCTTTCCGTGCCAGCCAGCCGGACAGTGA
- a CDS encoding response regulator transcription factor, whose protein sequence is MEKEAKILLVDDEEAILHMLKTVLQKEGFVYIDTCTRAEQALRLVEERRYDLLILDVMLPDKNGFELCSAVRQRTKAPIFFLTAKGTDFDKLSGFAHGADDYITKPFHPLEVVARMKAHLRRTMGMAAPAAPPEPKIYDFGRFQVNADAAELIVGGEQVDCPAQVFSLLVFFCQHPNRVFTKEQIYDHVWKDEYGLFDENTVMVHIHKLRQRIEENPGQPKYLLTVRGLGYKLVTPGRQA, encoded by the coding sequence GTGGAAAAAGAAGCGAAAATCTTGCTGGTAGACGACGAGGAAGCGATTTTGCACATGCTGAAAACGGTGCTGCAAAAAGAAGGCTTCGTTTACATAGATACGTGCACGCGAGCAGAGCAGGCGTTGCGATTGGTAGAGGAGCGCCGCTATGATTTGCTGATTCTCGATGTGATGCTGCCGGACAAAAACGGCTTCGAGCTATGCTCCGCCGTTCGCCAGCGCACGAAGGCGCCGATTTTTTTCCTGACGGCGAAAGGAACGGATTTTGACAAGCTGAGCGGCTTTGCCCACGGGGCTGACGATTATATTACGAAGCCGTTTCACCCGCTTGAGGTCGTCGCCCGGATGAAGGCCCACCTGCGCCGGACAATGGGAATGGCCGCTCCTGCTGCACCCCCGGAGCCAAAAATTTACGACTTCGGCCGTTTCCAGGTCAATGCGGATGCTGCCGAGCTGATCGTAGGCGGCGAGCAGGTGGACTGCCCGGCGCAGGTGTTTTCCTTGCTCGTGTTTTTTTGCCAGCATCCAAACCGCGTGTTCACCAAAGAGCAAATATACGATCACGTCTGGAAGGACGAGTACGGATTGTTTGATGAAAATACAGTGATGGTGCACATCCACAAGCTCCGCCAGCGAATCGAGGAAAATCCGGGACAGCCCAAGTATTTGCTTACTGTAAGAGGGTTGGGCTACAAGCTGGTGACGCCAGGGAGACAGGCATGA
- a CDS encoding FkbM family methyltransferase has protein sequence MQNHQGGNSRIFHDQVHPYPLAAFSRPSRIAFYASRRFLGNSSLHQHSADYHKHYKDEFDCIEAEAAAVDELIRADERVDFVKIDIEGGEYQAFLGMERIIAKQAKTVVFELNRHMLQADWEPFTQLLHDYRQTFAKRFFVLDATGATVEIDLDIVLATGECPYLVMSD, from the coding sequence TTGCAAAACCACCAAGGAGGTAATTCCCGGATTTTTCACGATCAGGTTCACCCCTATCCGCTGGCCGCCTTTTCCCGGCCGTCCCGCATCGCGTTCTACGCCTCCCGCCGCTTCCTCGGCAACAGCTCCCTGCACCAGCACAGCGCAGACTACCACAAGCACTACAAGGACGAATTTGACTGTATCGAAGCAGAAGCCGCTGCCGTCGATGAGCTTATCCGTGCCGACGAGCGCGTCGACTTTGTCAAAATCGACATTGAAGGCGGCGAGTATCAGGCTTTTCTCGGCATGGAAAGAATCATCGCGAAGCAGGCGAAAACCGTCGTTTTTGAACTGAACCGCCATATGCTCCAGGCGGATTGGGAGCCGTTTACCCAGCTTTTGCACGACTATCGGCAGACGTTTGCCAAGCGCTTTTTCGTCCTCGATGCAACAGGGGCCACCGTCGAGATCGACCTCGACATCGTGCTTGCTACCGGGGAGTGCCCGTATCTGGTCATGTCAGACTGA
- a CDS encoding 1,4-dihydroxy-6-naphthoate synthase produces the protein MKIAFSPCPNDTFVFHAWAHGLIPGAPELDIMYADIDITNTLATRAEGPEVMKISYAALPWVLDKYALLPCGGALGRGCGPLVLTQGDAGASANDPARLSGKRVAVPSERSTAYLLFRLWAAQNVPGGVGEIVVMPFHEIMPAVRDGKIDAGLVIHEARFTYQNYGLALMTDLGNWWEADTNLPIPLGAIIAKRSMDLEALANWTRASVEYAWAHPTASQEYVMCHAQELSFEVAQAHIALYVNEFTRNLGEDGYAAITALLGRAAEEGLVPRFDLSLLRG, from the coding sequence ATGAAGATTGCGTTTTCTCCGTGTCCAAATGACACGTTTGTGTTTCACGCCTGGGCACACGGGCTGATTCCGGGTGCGCCCGAGTTGGACATCATGTATGCCGACATTGATATTACGAACACGCTGGCGACTCGTGCCGAGGGGCCGGAAGTGATGAAAATTTCTTATGCGGCACTGCCGTGGGTGCTGGACAAATACGCGTTGCTCCCTTGCGGCGGGGCTTTGGGCAGAGGCTGCGGGCCGCTCGTGCTGACACAGGGTGATGCAGGCGCAAGCGCCAACGACCCGGCCCGGCTCTCCGGCAAGCGGGTGGCCGTTCCCAGCGAACGCTCGACGGCGTACCTGCTGTTCCGTTTGTGGGCTGCGCAAAACGTCCCGGGCGGTGTAGGGGAAATCGTCGTGATGCCGTTCCACGAAATCATGCCTGCCGTGCGCGACGGCAAAATCGACGCGGGCCTGGTCATTCACGAAGCGCGTTTTACTTATCAAAACTACGGACTGGCCCTCATGACCGATCTGGGCAACTGGTGGGAAGCAGACACCAATCTGCCGATTCCGCTCGGGGCGATCATCGCCAAAAGATCAATGGATCTCGAAGCGCTGGCGAACTGGACGCGCGCGTCTGTAGAATACGCCTGGGCTCATCCGACCGCTTCGCAGGAGTACGTCATGTGCCACGCCCAGGAGCTGTCCTTCGAGGTTGCCCAGGCACACATTGCCCTGTACGTAAACGAATTTACGCGCAATCTCGGAGAGGACGGCTACGCAGCTATCACCGCCTTGCTGGGGCGCGCTGCCGAGGAAGGGCTTGTCCCTCGATTCGACTTGTCGCTGCTGCGCGGATAA
- a CDS encoding futalosine hydrolase, which yields MLDEQKKQRILVVTSVAAERDAVMQGLGEDARFTVAVGGVGPASAAASTARALAKVQYDLVVCAGICGGFVGRTEVGSIAVASEIVCADLGAETPDGFCSVDELGFGSARVPVAGELAERVERAMQKAGLPVGRGPILTLSTVTGTAETAQALADRMPEALAEAMEGYGVAVAAHAAGVPVLEIRTVSNAIGPRDKSAWRIKDALEALRKGSSVLREVL from the coding sequence ATGCTTGATGAGCAAAAAAAGCAGCGCATTCTCGTCGTGACGTCGGTAGCGGCAGAGCGGGATGCGGTCATGCAAGGGCTGGGTGAGGACGCACGGTTCACGGTGGCCGTCGGAGGCGTGGGGCCAGCTTCGGCCGCTGCCAGTACGGCGCGGGCGCTGGCAAAGGTGCAGTACGACCTGGTGGTTTGCGCGGGGATTTGCGGCGGCTTCGTCGGCCGGACAGAGGTCGGCTCGATTGCGGTAGCCAGTGAGATCGTCTGCGCAGATTTGGGAGCGGAGACGCCGGATGGCTTTTGCAGCGTGGACGAGCTGGGGTTTGGCTCGGCGCGTGTGCCCGTGGCTGGCGAGCTGGCAGAGCGTGTGGAGCGCGCCATGCAAAAAGCGGGCTTGCCTGTTGGTCGCGGACCGATCCTGACGCTGTCTACGGTGACGGGAACGGCGGAAACGGCACAGGCTTTGGCTGACAGGATGCCGGAAGCGCTCGCGGAAGCCATGGAAGGATACGGTGTGGCGGTCGCTGCGCATGCGGCTGGCGTGCCTGTATTGGAGATCAGGACGGTTTCCAACGCGATTGGCCCGCGCGACAAGTCGGCGTGGCGAATCAAGGACGCGCTGGAAGCGCTGCGAAAAGGAAGCTCAGTTTTGCGGGAGGTGCTGTAA
- the eutH gene encoding ethanolamine utilization protein EutH: MEHIGSVIIYIIMLCAVIGAVAAIRNSDEGLGKEFMEGIHSTGYIFVPAAGIMASLPYISWFVEKAVSPIFHKIGADPALAATAILASDMGGYQLANILKSSTEGWVMAMVVGLMAGATIVFSIPMGLAMLDKRDHKYMALGVMSGILTVPIGAFITSAILSLSNAQVRAEISTNADSTYAFAIGIGQVLLNLSPILIFVVAIAAGLRFMPDLMIRGFMIFGKTMDAGIKLVLVFSIVEYFTGIFSTVFGSWGFDPIIADPKDQYRALETAGYIGIMLCGAFPMVYLLRKYAAKPLEALGNKLGLSPTGSAGLLATVANILAMFRLVRSMPPKDKVINISFAVCAAFLLGDHLSFSANFQPNIILPVMLGKLGAGVIAIALAYWLSVPKALELEKQDREAGIIGPDEYMDGHGEQKASTEVAATKE, translated from the coding sequence ATGGAGCACATTGGAAGTGTCATTATTTACATCATCATGCTATGCGCAGTCATCGGTGCTGTCGCCGCAATCCGCAACAGCGATGAAGGGCTTGGCAAGGAGTTCATGGAAGGAATTCACTCAACCGGTTACATCTTCGTTCCCGCAGCCGGGATCATGGCCTCCCTCCCTTACATCTCGTGGTTTGTGGAAAAAGCGGTGTCGCCGATTTTCCACAAAATCGGCGCCGACCCTGCCCTCGCGGCAACAGCCATTTTGGCTTCCGACATGGGTGGCTACCAGTTGGCGAACATCTTGAAAAGCTCGACAGAAGGCTGGGTAATGGCTATGGTCGTCGGTCTGATGGCTGGTGCGACGATCGTTTTCTCCATTCCAATGGGGCTGGCCATGCTCGACAAGCGCGACCACAAATACATGGCGCTTGGCGTCATGTCCGGGATTTTGACTGTTCCGATCGGCGCTTTCATCACCAGTGCCATTCTCTCTCTGTCAAACGCGCAAGTTCGTGCTGAAATCTCTACAAACGCTGACTCCACGTATGCGTTTGCCATCGGAATCGGCCAGGTGCTTTTGAACTTGTCCCCTATCCTGATTTTTGTTGTGGCGATTGCCGCAGGTCTGCGCTTCATGCCTGACCTGATGATTCGCGGATTCATGATCTTTGGTAAAACAATGGACGCTGGCATCAAACTCGTTCTCGTGTTTTCGATCGTGGAATACTTTACAGGCATTTTCTCTACCGTATTCGGCTCTTGGGGATTCGATCCGATCATCGCCGACCCGAAAGATCAATACCGCGCGCTGGAAACAGCCGGTTACATCGGAATCATGCTCTGCGGTGCGTTCCCGATGGTGTACTTGCTGCGCAAATACGCGGCGAAGCCACTGGAAGCGCTGGGCAACAAGCTGGGCCTCAGTCCTACAGGCAGTGCGGGGCTGCTGGCAACTGTCGCCAACATTTTGGCCATGTTCCGCCTCGTGCGCTCCATGCCGCCAAAAGACAAAGTCATCAACATCTCCTTCGCGGTATGTGCGGCGTTCTTGCTGGGCGACCACTTGTCCTTCTCCGCGAACTTCCAGCCTAACATCATCTTGCCGGTGATGCTCGGCAAGCTCGGTGCAGGTGTGATCGCCATCGCGCTCGCCTACTGGCTCTCTGTGCCAAAAGCGCTGGAGCTGGAGAAACAAGACCGCGAAGCTGGCATCATCGGTCCTGACGAATACATGGACGGACACGGCGAGCAAAAAGCTTCTACTGAAGTAGCGGCTACCAAAGAGTAA
- a CDS encoding response regulator transcription factor, protein MKRVLLIEDEKNMARFIELELRHESFFVAVADEGRTGLDLALKEEWDLILLDLMLPEMDGMEVCRKIRERKKTPIIMLTARDSVDDRVSGLDSGADDYIPKPFAIEELLARMRVVFRRQEEQTDALRAKLVFRELTVDLEARTVAKGGQSLELTKREYDLLVMFMKNINRVLPRDVLLDTVWGYESAVETNVVDVYVRYLRNKIDAPEERSYIQSVRGIGYVMRK, encoded by the coding sequence ATGAAACGAGTGCTTTTGATTGAAGATGAAAAAAATATGGCGAGGTTCATCGAGCTGGAGCTGCGTCACGAATCGTTTTTCGTGGCGGTTGCCGATGAAGGAAGAACAGGGCTGGACCTCGCGTTGAAGGAAGAGTGGGACCTCATCCTGCTTGATTTGATGCTGCCGGAAATGGACGGGATGGAAGTGTGCCGCAAGATTCGCGAGCGCAAAAAAACGCCGATCATCATGCTGACGGCAAGAGACAGCGTGGATGATCGCGTCTCGGGTTTGGACAGCGGCGCGGACGACTACATTCCCAAGCCGTTTGCGATTGAGGAGTTGCTCGCGCGAATGCGTGTCGTGTTTCGCAGGCAGGAGGAGCAGACCGACGCGCTGCGGGCCAAGCTTGTTTTTCGCGAGCTGACCGTTGACCTGGAGGCGCGAACGGTAGCAAAAGGCGGACAGAGCCTCGAATTGACCAAAAGGGAGTACGATCTGCTCGTGATGTTTATGAAAAACATTAACCGCGTCCTGCCGCGCGACGTGCTGCTCGATACGGTGTGGGGGTACGAGTCTGCCGTCGAAACGAACGTCGTCGATGTGTACGTGCGGTATTTGCGCAACAAAATCGACGCGCCTGAGGAGCGCAGCTACATCCAGTCCGTTCGCGGGATCGGCTACGTGATGAGAAAATGA
- a CDS encoding cold-shock protein, which yields MQTGTVKWFNAEKGYGFIAVEGGNDVFVHFSAITGEGFKTLEEGQRVEFNVVEGNRGPQAENVVKL from the coding sequence ATGCAAACAGGTACAGTAAAATGGTTCAACGCTGAAAAAGGTTATGGTTTCATCGCAGTTGAAGGCGGAAACGACGTATTCGTTCACTTCAGCGCAATCACTGGCGAAGGCTTCAAAACTCTTGAAGAAGGCCAACGCGTTGAATTCAACGTGGTAGAAGGCAACCGCGGACCACAAGCTGAGAACGTAGTAAAACTGTAA
- a CDS encoding YitT family protein: protein MEQQNAISTHQKLPIGKLLKRIFFILVGASLVSVALEIFLVPNKIIDGGIVGISIIASHLTSLSLGIFLFLLNLPFLIIGYKQIGKTFAISTLFGVSVMSVGTMLLHEVPGLTDDPLLAAVFGGIILGIGVGLVLRYGGSLDGTEIIAVLFNKKSPFSVGEIVMFINLFILSSAGFVFGWDRAMYSLIAYYIAFKMIDLTIEGFQESKSVWIISDNHKALGDAIVARLGRGVTYLKGEGGYTGDDKKVIFCIITRLEEAKLKLIVEEIDPSAFLAVGNIHDVRGGQFKKNAIH from the coding sequence ATGGAACAACAAAATGCAATTTCGACTCATCAAAAATTACCCATTGGAAAGTTGCTGAAGAGAATCTTCTTTATTCTCGTCGGTGCTTCCCTTGTATCGGTAGCTTTGGAGATTTTCCTCGTGCCGAACAAGATCATCGACGGAGGAATTGTAGGTATCTCCATCATTGCCTCGCATCTCACTTCTCTTTCTCTTGGCATTTTCCTGTTCTTGCTTAATCTGCCTTTTCTCATAATCGGATATAAGCAAATCGGAAAGACGTTCGCTATTTCCACGCTGTTTGGGGTCAGTGTCATGTCCGTGGGTACGATGCTGTTGCACGAAGTCCCTGGCTTGACGGATGATCCGCTGTTGGCAGCCGTGTTTGGCGGCATTATTTTGGGAATTGGCGTAGGGCTCGTCCTGCGTTACGGCGGCTCTCTGGATGGTACGGAAATCATTGCGGTACTGTTTAACAAAAAGTCTCCGTTCTCCGTTGGTGAGATCGTCATGTTTATCAACCTATTCATTTTGAGCAGTGCCGGATTCGTATTCGGTTGGGATCGCGCGATGTACTCGCTGATCGCCTATTACATTGCTTTCAAAATGATCGATCTGACCATCGAAGGCTTCCAGGAATCCAAGTCGGTCTGGATTATTAGCGACAATCACAAGGCATTGGGAGACGCCATCGTTGCCCGTCTGGGACGCGGTGTCACCTATTTGAAAGGTGAGGGTGGCTACACCGGCGATGACAAGAAAGTCATTTTCTGCATCATCACCCGTCTGGAAGAGGCCAAGCTGAAGCTGATCGTGGAAGAAATCGACCCGAGTGCCTTCCTCGCAGTCGGCAACATCCACGACGTGCGCGGCGGACAATTCAAGAAAAACGCCATTCACTAG